The following proteins are co-located in the Triticum aestivum cultivar Chinese Spring chromosome 1A, IWGSC CS RefSeq v2.1, whole genome shotgun sequence genome:
- the LOC123039228 gene encoding transcription initiation factor TFIID subunit 13: MQNPSSNHPAPPAAAAGKSKSSGQAAAAASGQGHQPSPATPAAAKSKSSAAAGASGHGHNSSPATPAAGKSKASAHAAAPGQASSSNQPHAVGGADAAASSLKRKRGVFQKDLQHMMYGFGDDPNPLPETVALVEDIVVEYVTDLVHKAQNVASKRGKLLTEDFLYLIRKDMRKLHRATELLSMNEELKQARKAFDVNEETLVVTNE, translated from the exons ATGCAGAACCCTAGCAGCAATCACCCTGCCCCGCCCGCGGCGGCTGCGGGGAAATCCAAGTCCTCGGGGCAGGCCGCGGCAGCGGCCTCGGGCCAGGGCCATCAGCCCTCCCCGGCCACGCCTGCGGCTGCCAAGTCCAAGTCCTCGGCCGCGGCAGGGGCCTCGGGCCACGGTCACAACTCCTCCCCGGCCACGCCGGCGGCCGGCAAGTCCAAGGCCTCGGCGCATGCCGCGGCGCCGGGCCAGGCGTCCTCCTCCAACCAACCGCACGCCGTTGGCGGCGCTGACGCAGCCGCATCAAGCCTTAAGCGCAAGCGCGGCGTCTTCCAGAAGGACC TGCAGCACATGATGTATGGCTTTGGGGACGATCCAAAT CCACTTCCAGAAACAGTTGCACTTGTGGAGGACATTGTTGTAGAATATGTTACTGACCTC GTCCACAAGGCTCAGAATGTGGCTTCAAAGAGGGGGAAGCTCTTGACAGAGGATTTTCTTTACCTTATCCGAAAG GATATGCGGAAACTGCACCGTGCTACCGAGCtactctccatgaatgaagagctcAAGCAAGCAAGGAAAGCTTTTGATGTGAATGAAGAAACACTAGTAGTAACCAATGAGTGA